From Halobacterium sp. R2-5, the proteins below share one genomic window:
- the gyrA gene encoding DNA gyrase subunit A: protein MSSEAPDPDAPEEVADRVKNVRVDEEMEQSYIDYAMSVIAGRALPDVRDGLKPVHRRILYAMHEAGVSSGSSHRKSSNIVGDTMGDYHPHGDSAIYDALVRMAQDFSMRYPLVDGQGNFGSVDGDPAAAMRYTEARMAPIAEELLTDIEKDTVDFQPNYDDRLTEPDVLPSAFPNLLVNGSSGIAVGMSTNVPPHNLGEVIDATVHLIDNPDCTVVDLMDHVKGPDFPTAGNIVGRSDVKQAYQTGRGRVRMRAEYHVEEGDSSDSIVITELPYQQNKSKLVERIADDVRDGDLDGVRDLRDESDRNGIRIVVELKRNANTDVVENHLLESHLERTFGVINLALVDGQPKVLTLKEMLEEYVAHRKEVVRRRSEHDLAEAEDRAHILEGRLKALEQADDVVETIQNAEDRDDAKEALKDGFGFTQAQADHIVRMQLGSLTSMEAAEIESEYEEVTARIERLEEILGSEEELLSVIKDELRDIKEEYADERRTSFIEDTGTVTDEDLIPEEDVVVVLTESDYIKRVPADTFDAQHRGGKGIIGTDLKDEDRVSAVFTASTHDYLLCFTNQGQVYRLKVHQVPEMSRTARGTSAVNILDLDDGEEISAVVTDDDLDFESDEEYLTMATRHGYVKRTTVGEFENIRSTGIIAISLEDGDELADVEVTDGSHDVVLGSEDGMAIRFDETDVRAMGRNARGVRGMDLEGDDRVAGLAQVEPDDERTLLTVTEFGYGKRTPLSEYRKQSRNGKGLVDIKTGDRNGSVVSLDTVSDDDNLVAMSADGQIIRLPVDEISTVGRNTKGVKVMDVEEGDEVADVSVYRPSEDSDEGDADEDAE from the coding sequence ATGAGTTCGGAAGCACCAGACCCAGACGCACCCGAGGAGGTCGCGGACCGCGTGAAGAACGTCCGCGTGGACGAGGAGATGGAGCAGTCGTACATCGACTACGCGATGAGCGTCATCGCGGGACGGGCGCTCCCGGACGTCCGGGACGGCCTCAAGCCCGTCCACCGACGCATCCTCTACGCGATGCACGAGGCGGGCGTCTCCAGTGGCTCCAGCCACCGGAAGTCCTCGAACATCGTCGGGGACACGATGGGCGACTACCACCCGCACGGCGACTCCGCTATCTACGACGCGCTCGTGCGGATGGCCCAGGACTTCTCGATGCGGTACCCGCTCGTCGACGGCCAGGGGAACTTCGGCAGCGTCGACGGCGACCCCGCGGCGGCCATGCGGTACACGGAGGCCCGCATGGCGCCCATCGCGGAGGAGCTGCTGACGGACATCGAGAAGGACACCGTCGACTTCCAGCCGAACTACGACGACCGCCTGACCGAGCCGGACGTGCTGCCGTCGGCGTTCCCGAACCTGCTCGTCAACGGCTCGTCGGGCATCGCGGTCGGGATGTCGACGAACGTCCCGCCGCACAACCTCGGCGAGGTCATCGACGCCACCGTCCACCTCATCGACAACCCCGACTGCACGGTCGTCGACCTGATGGACCACGTGAAGGGGCCGGACTTCCCGACCGCGGGGAACATCGTCGGGCGCTCGGACGTCAAGCAGGCCTACCAGACGGGCCGCGGCCGCGTCCGGATGCGCGCCGAGTACCACGTCGAAGAGGGCGACTCCAGTGACAGCATCGTCATCACGGAGCTGCCCTACCAGCAGAACAAGTCGAAGCTCGTCGAGCGCATCGCGGACGACGTCCGCGACGGCGACCTCGACGGCGTGCGCGACCTCCGCGACGAGTCCGACCGGAACGGCATCCGCATCGTCGTCGAACTCAAGCGGAACGCGAACACGGACGTCGTCGAGAACCACCTCCTGGAGTCCCACCTCGAGCGGACGTTCGGCGTCATCAACCTCGCGCTCGTGGACGGCCAGCCGAAGGTCCTCACGCTCAAGGAGATGCTCGAGGAGTACGTCGCCCACCGCAAGGAAGTGGTGCGGCGGCGCTCCGAGCACGACCTCGCGGAGGCCGAGGACCGCGCGCACATCCTCGAAGGCCGCCTGAAGGCCTTAGAGCAGGCCGACGACGTGGTCGAGACCATCCAGAACGCCGAGGACCGCGACGACGCCAAGGAGGCGCTCAAGGACGGTTTCGGGTTCACGCAGGCGCAGGCCGACCACATCGTGCGGATGCAGCTCGGCAGCCTCACGTCGATGGAGGCCGCCGAAATCGAGTCCGAGTACGAGGAGGTCACCGCCCGCATCGAGCGCTTAGAGGAGATTCTCGGCAGCGAGGAGGAGCTCCTCTCGGTCATCAAGGACGAGCTCCGGGACATCAAGGAGGAGTACGCCGACGAGCGCCGCACGTCGTTCATCGAAGACACCGGCACGGTCACCGACGAGGACCTCATCCCCGAGGAGGACGTCGTCGTGGTGCTCACGGAGAGCGACTACATCAAGCGCGTGCCCGCCGACACGTTCGACGCCCAGCACCGCGGCGGGAAGGGCATCATCGGCACGGACCTCAAGGACGAGGACCGCGTCTCCGCGGTGTTCACCGCGAGCACGCACGACTACCTGCTCTGCTTCACGAACCAGGGCCAGGTCTACCGCCTGAAGGTCCACCAGGTGCCGGAGATGTCCCGAACGGCGCGGGGCACCTCCGCCGTGAACATCCTCGACCTCGACGACGGCGAGGAGATCTCGGCGGTCGTCACGGACGACGACCTCGACTTCGAGTCCGACGAGGAGTACCTCACGATGGCGACCCGCCACGGCTACGTCAAACGCACGACTGTCGGCGAGTTCGAGAACATCCGCTCGACGGGCATCATCGCCATCAGCCTCGAGGACGGCGACGAGCTCGCGGACGTGGAGGTCACGGACGGCAGCCACGACGTCGTGCTCGGCAGCGAGGACGGGATGGCGATTCGCTTCGACGAGACGGACGTCCGCGCGATGGGCCGGAACGCCCGCGGCGTCCGCGGGATGGACCTCGAGGGCGACGACCGGGTCGCGGGCCTCGCGCAGGTCGAACCCGACGACGAGCGCACCCTGCTGACGGTCACCGAGTTCGGCTACGGGAAGCGCACGCCCCTGTCGGAGTACCGCAAGCAGTCCCGGAACGGGAAGGGGCTCGTGGACATCAAGACCGGCGACCGGAACGGCAGCGTCGTCTCCCTTGACACGGTCAGCGACGACGACAACCTCGTCGCGATGAGCGCCGACGGGCAGATCATCCGGCTCCCCGTCGACGAGATCTCGACGGTCGGCCGGAACACGAAGGGCGTGAAGGTGATGGACGTCGAGGAAGGCGACGAGGTCGCCGACGTCTCCGTCTACCGCCCGAGCGAGGACAGCGACGAAGGCGACGCGGACGAGGACGCGGAGTAG
- the gyrB gene encoding DNA topoisomerase (ATP-hydrolyzing) subunit B has translation MSDQSEYSAGQIQVLEGLEAVQKRPAMYIGSTDARGLHHLVYEVVDNSIDEALAGHCDKIEVTLHDDGSVSVSDDGRGIPIDTHEEYDRPAVEVILTVLHAGGKFDGKSYQVSGGLHGVGVSVVNALSERLAVEVSRDGGKYREKFERGEPVTDLERIDDVGDDETGTLIRFRPDTEIFETTEFDYSTLESRLRELAFLNSGVEITLTDERGDESQSSTFEYEGGIREFVKYLNESRQALHEDVIYFESAEDGIQVEIAMQATDDLQSSTHAFANNINTREGGTHLTGFKTALTRTVNDYANENDLLGELDGENLTGEDIREGLTAVISVKHPDPQFEGQTKTKLGNSEVRGIVEGTVHEGLGTYFEEHPDTAEAVVQKAVEAAKARKAAKKAEELTRRKSALSSTSLPGKLADCQTKDPDDAELFIVEGDSAGGSAKQGRNPEFQAILPLGGKILNVEKHRLDRILEHDEIRHIITALGTGIGDEFDIDDIRYKNIVMMTDADVDGAHIRTLLLTFFYRHMKPLLEAGYVYAAQPPLYRIRYRGETYDAMTEEERERIIEEKCNGNPTQVQRFKGLGEMNPQQLWDTTMDPENRILKRITVDDAAAADKMFSVLMGDAVEPRKKFIQDHATDAEWVDI, from the coding sequence ATGTCTGACCAAAGCGAGTACAGCGCTGGCCAAATCCAGGTTCTGGAGGGCCTCGAAGCCGTCCAGAAGCGGCCGGCGATGTACATCGGTTCCACTGACGCCCGCGGTCTCCACCATCTCGTCTACGAGGTCGTGGACAACTCCATCGACGAAGCGCTCGCGGGACACTGCGACAAAATCGAGGTCACGCTCCACGACGACGGCTCCGTCAGCGTGTCCGACGACGGTCGCGGCATCCCGATAGACACCCACGAGGAGTACGACCGGCCGGCGGTCGAGGTCATCCTCACCGTCCTGCACGCCGGCGGGAAGTTCGACGGGAAGTCCTACCAGGTCTCCGGCGGCCTCCACGGCGTCGGCGTCTCCGTCGTGAACGCGCTCTCCGAACGCCTCGCGGTCGAGGTCTCCCGCGACGGCGGGAAGTACCGCGAGAAGTTCGAGCGCGGCGAGCCCGTCACCGACCTCGAACGCATCGACGACGTCGGCGACGACGAGACCGGGACGCTGATCCGGTTCCGGCCGGACACCGAGATCTTCGAGACGACGGAGTTCGACTACTCCACGCTCGAATCCCGGCTCCGGGAGCTCGCGTTCCTGAACTCCGGCGTCGAGATCACGCTCACCGACGAGCGCGGCGACGAGTCGCAGTCCTCGACGTTCGAGTACGAGGGCGGCATCCGGGAGTTCGTCAAATACCTCAACGAGAGCCGCCAGGCACTCCACGAGGACGTCATTTACTTCGAGAGCGCCGAGGACGGCATCCAGGTCGAAATCGCGATGCAGGCGACCGACGACCTCCAGTCCTCGACGCACGCCTTCGCGAACAACATCAACACCCGCGAGGGCGGCACCCACCTCACGGGGTTCAAGACGGCGCTCACCCGCACCGTCAACGACTACGCCAACGAGAACGACCTGCTCGGCGAGCTCGACGGCGAGAACCTCACGGGCGAGGACATCCGCGAGGGCCTCACCGCGGTCATCTCCGTGAAGCACCCCGACCCGCAGTTCGAGGGCCAGACGAAGACGAAACTCGGCAACAGCGAGGTGCGGGGCATCGTCGAGGGGACGGTCCACGAGGGACTGGGCACGTACTTCGAGGAGCACCCGGACACCGCGGAAGCCGTCGTCCAGAAGGCCGTCGAGGCCGCGAAGGCCCGGAAGGCCGCGAAGAAGGCCGAGGAGCTCACGCGCCGCAAGAGCGCGCTGTCCTCGACGAGCCTGCCGGGGAAGCTCGCGGACTGCCAGACGAAAGACCCCGACGACGCGGAGCTGTTCATCGTGGAGGGCGACTCCGCGGGCGGCTCCGCCAAGCAGGGCCGCAATCCGGAGTTCCAGGCGATTCTCCCGCTCGGCGGGAAGATTCTGAACGTCGAGAAACACCGCCTCGACCGGATTCTCGAACACGACGAGATTCGACACATCATCACGGCGCTGGGCACCGGCATCGGCGACGAGTTCGACATCGACGATATCCGGTACAAGAACATCGTGATGATGACCGACGCCGACGTCGACGGCGCGCACATCCGCACGCTCCTGCTGACGTTCTTCTACCGGCACATGAAGCCGCTGCTGGAGGCCGGCTACGTGTACGCCGCCCAGCCGCCGCTGTACCGCATCCGGTACCGCGGGGAGACGTACGACGCGATGACCGAGGAGGAACGCGAACGGATTATCGAGGAGAAGTGCAACGGCAACCCGACGCAGGTCCAGCGCTTCAAGGGTCTCGGGGAGATGAACCCCCAGCAGCTCTGGGACACCACGATGGACCCCGAGAACCGTATCCTGAAACGCATCACCGTCGACGACGCCGCGGCGGCCGACAAGATGTTCTCCGTGCTGATGGGGGACGCCGTCGAGCCGCGCAAGAAATTCATCCAAGACCACGCCACGGACGCAGAGTGGGTGGACATCTAA
- a CDS encoding DNA topoisomerase VI subunit B — protein MTSFQSTLGEEEGIAEELAASQREISIAEFFEKNKHMLGFDSGARGLVTAVKEAVDNALDATEEAGILPDIYVEIEEGRDYYTLVVEDNGPGITKEQIPKIFGKLLYGSRFHAREQSRGQQGIGISAAVLYSQLTSGKPVRIESRTQDSGVSNYYELIIDTDTNEPEISVEEELSAGESDLRGTHGTRIEMDMEANMRARGQLHDYVKHTAVVNPHARIELQEPKGEIKAERAEGAGLPEETEEIRPHPHGVELGTLIKMLGETDSHSISGFLQSEFTRVGKKTADGIVDAFRDRHYGREVRWRPPGIDSETDLEAAVVDAVSNKGADDTAAFAERVADAVEDAEWVAYSELEDLVADAAAEAEEASGKTFGDTVRGHVVDAVWDALTEDRAADVFLAVDEATTTQKDDATVRGLAERIADKFGADTPRDRVTRDRLGEFVYRAAEMTEEVQDATVGETARENVVEALWTDMATVPDDPPKTKDVAGDRDTASELLDAMASVDVMAPPTSCLSPIQADLVEAGLRKEFDAEFYSAATRDAEVHGGDPFIVEAGIAYGGELEDQGGVDLLRFANRVPLVYQRGACATTNVVKDIGWRNYNLDQPGGSGLPQGPAVIMVHVASTNVPFTSESKDAVASVEEIEDEIELAVREAARDLKSFLNKRQSMRKRQQKQSVIMDILPTMAEKVSDMTGNDDLAVDDSLARIMNNVLVEREIEDGEVTLRVENHGSTSADVDVTDIVTAEPADASDGNVVEMDGEWFVKWSPSVAGDETAELTYSVDDDAEFDLSVQGVEDARLTVNQ, from the coding sequence ATGACGTCCTTCCAGTCGACACTCGGCGAGGAGGAAGGCATCGCGGAGGAGCTCGCCGCGAGCCAGCGGGAGATCTCCATCGCCGAGTTCTTCGAGAAGAACAAGCACATGCTCGGCTTCGACTCCGGGGCCCGAGGGCTGGTGACGGCCGTCAAGGAGGCCGTCGACAACGCCCTCGACGCCACCGAGGAGGCCGGCATCCTCCCCGACATCTACGTCGAAATCGAGGAGGGCCGGGACTACTACACCCTCGTCGTCGAGGACAACGGGCCGGGCATCACGAAAGAACAGATCCCGAAGATCTTCGGGAAACTGCTGTACGGGTCACGCTTCCACGCCCGCGAGCAGTCCCGCGGCCAGCAGGGCATCGGCATCTCCGCGGCCGTCCTCTACAGCCAGCTCACCTCCGGGAAGCCGGTGCGCATCGAGAGCCGCACGCAGGATTCGGGCGTGTCGAACTACTACGAGCTCATCATCGACACGGACACCAACGAGCCCGAAATCAGCGTGGAGGAGGAGCTCTCCGCGGGCGAGAGCGACCTCCGAGGGACGCACGGCACGCGCATCGAGATGGACATGGAGGCGAACATGCGCGCCCGCGGCCAGCTCCACGACTACGTCAAGCACACCGCGGTCGTCAACCCCCACGCGCGCATCGAGCTCCAGGAGCCGAAGGGCGAGATCAAGGCCGAGCGCGCCGAGGGCGCCGGCCTCCCCGAGGAGACCGAGGAGATCCGCCCCCACCCGCACGGCGTCGAGCTCGGGACGCTCATCAAGATGCTCGGCGAGACCGACTCCCACTCGATTTCGGGATTCCTCCAGTCGGAGTTCACTCGCGTCGGGAAGAAGACCGCCGACGGCATCGTGGACGCGTTCCGCGACCGCCACTACGGCCGCGAGGTGCGCTGGCGGCCGCCCGGAATCGACTCGGAGACGGACCTCGAGGCCGCCGTCGTCGACGCCGTCTCGAACAAGGGCGCCGACGACACCGCGGCGTTCGCCGAGCGCGTCGCCGACGCCGTCGAGGACGCCGAGTGGGTCGCCTACTCCGAGCTCGAAGACCTGGTCGCCGACGCCGCCGCCGAAGCAGAGGAAGCCTCCGGCAAGACGTTCGGCGACACCGTCCGGGGGCACGTCGTCGACGCGGTGTGGGACGCGCTCACCGAGGACCGCGCGGCCGACGTCTTCCTCGCCGTGGACGAAGCGACGACCACGCAGAAGGACGACGCGACCGTCCGCGGGCTCGCCGAGCGCATCGCCGACAAGTTCGGCGCGGACACGCCCCGAGACCGCGTCACGCGCGACCGGCTCGGCGAGTTCGTCTACCGCGCCGCGGAGATGACCGAGGAAGTCCAGGACGCGACCGTCGGCGAGACCGCCCGCGAGAACGTCGTCGAGGCGCTCTGGACCGACATGGCGACGGTGCCCGACGACCCGCCGAAGACGAAGGACGTGGCGGGCGACCGCGACACCGCCAGCGAGCTGCTGGACGCGATGGCGAGCGTCGACGTGATGGCGCCACCGACGTCCTGTCTCTCGCCCATCCAGGCCGACCTCGTGGAGGCCGGCCTCCGCAAGGAGTTCGACGCGGAGTTCTACTCGGCGGCCACCCGCGACGCCGAAGTCCACGGCGGCGACCCGTTCATCGTCGAGGCCGGCATCGCGTACGGCGGCGAGCTCGAAGACCAGGGCGGCGTCGACCTGCTGCGGTTCGCGAACCGCGTGCCGCTGGTCTACCAGCGCGGGGCCTGTGCGACGACGAACGTCGTCAAGGACATCGGCTGGCGGAACTACAACCTCGACCAGCCCGGCGGCAGCGGCCTCCCGCAGGGCCCCGCGGTCATCATGGTCCACGTCGCCTCGACGAACGTGCCGTTCACCAGCGAGTCCAAGGACGCCGTCGCGTCCGTCGAGGAGATCGAGGACGAGATCGAGCTCGCGGTCCGCGAGGCAGCCCGCGACCTCAAGTCCTTCCTCAACAAGCGCCAGTCGATGCGGAAACGCCAGCAGAAGCAGAGCGTCATCATGGACATCCTCCCGACGATGGCGGAGAAGGTCTCGGACATGACGGGTAACGACGACCTCGCCGTCGACGACTCGCTGGCGCGCATCATGAACAACGTCCTCGTCGAGCGCGAAATCGAGGACGGCGAGGTGACGCTGCGCGTCGAGAACCACGGCAGCACGTCCGCGGACGTCGACGTCACCGACATCGTCACCGCCGAGCCCGCCGACGCCTCCGACGGCAACGTCGTGGAGATGGACGGCGAGTGGTTCGTGAAGTGGTCGCCGTCGGTCGCCGGCGACGAGACCGCCGAGCTGACGTACAGCGTGGACGACGACGCGGAGTTCGACCTCTCCGTGCAGGGCGTCGAGGACGCCCGCCTGACTGTCAACCAATGA
- a CDS encoding DNA topoisomerase IV subunit A — protein sequence MSDANTPDTPKGDDARDQLVELAEQFYDQFERGDIPRMTLPTRSKSNIEYDEDSDVWVYGDRTSTRSANSVRGARKLLKSVYTIDFLAQQLDENRSSTLRELYYLSESWDEEEAQFNDQSESDKLVEDLEIVSGVKREDFHMRPEESGAKVMGPLLLREQTNRGDREIHCQDDVGQGGYQIPNNPDTIEFLECDADFVMCVETGGMRDRLVENGFDDEYDCLVVHLGGQPARATRRLTKRLHDELDLPITVFTDGDPWSYRIFGSVSYGSIKSAHLSEYLATPQAQFVGIRPQDIVDYDLPTDPLSDSDVNALESELEDPRFQSDFWTEQIELQLDIDKKAEQQALASRGLDFVTDTYLPERLTEMGVI from the coding sequence ATGAGCGACGCAAACACCCCAGACACGCCGAAAGGCGACGACGCCCGCGACCAGCTCGTCGAGCTGGCCGAACAGTTCTACGACCAGTTCGAGCGCGGCGACATCCCGCGGATGACGCTGCCGACGCGCTCGAAGTCGAACATCGAGTACGACGAAGACTCGGACGTGTGGGTGTACGGCGACCGCACGAGCACCCGCTCCGCGAACTCCGTGCGGGGCGCCCGGAAGCTCCTGAAGTCCGTCTACACCATCGACTTCCTCGCCCAGCAGCTCGACGAGAACCGGTCGTCGACGCTGCGTGAACTGTACTACCTCTCGGAGTCCTGGGACGAGGAGGAGGCGCAGTTCAACGACCAGAGCGAGTCCGACAAGCTCGTCGAGGACCTCGAGATCGTCTCCGGTGTCAAGCGCGAGGACTTCCACATGCGCCCCGAGGAGTCCGGCGCGAAGGTGATGGGGCCGCTGCTGCTGCGCGAGCAGACCAACCGCGGCGACCGCGAGATCCACTGCCAGGACGACGTCGGGCAGGGCGGCTACCAGATTCCGAACAACCCCGACACCATCGAGTTCCTGGAGTGCGACGCCGACTTCGTCATGTGCGTGGAGACCGGCGGCATGCGCGACCGCCTCGTGGAGAACGGCTTCGACGACGAGTACGACTGCCTCGTCGTCCACCTCGGCGGCCAGCCCGCGCGGGCGACCCGCCGGCTCACCAAGCGCCTCCACGACGAACTCGACCTGCCGATCACCGTGTTCACTGACGGCGACCCGTGGTCGTACCGCATCTTCGGCTCCGTCTCGTACGGCTCCATCAAGTCCGCGCACCTCTCGGAGTACCTCGCCACGCCGCAGGCCCAGTTCGTCGGCATCCGCCCGCAGGACATCGTCGACTACGACCTGCCGACGGACCCGCTGTCGGACTCCGACGTGAACGCCCTCGAGTCCGAGCTGGAGGACCCGCGCTTCCAGAGCGACTTCTGGACCGAACAGATCGAGCTCCAGCTCGACATCGACAAGAAGGCCGAACAGCAGGCGCTGGCCTCCCGCGGCCTCGACTTCGTGACGGACACCTACCTGCCCGAGCGCCTCACCGAGATGGGCGTCATCTAG
- a CDS encoding MFS transporter: MDSRPALSEHPLVVACVLGTAVASGAYEIVPASTTPVLVDQLGASAAEVNWLVSVMLGVAVVASVPAGAVVDRFGAPRSFAFATGVFLVGGVASWQFARRGAYWPVLWARVVAGLGFVLVWNTGLTVFGQFRNAATATGLFTASGPVGFAVGHLTGPTLAAEFGAPAVFLVYPAFFVPALAGILVFWPSELSGGGTGELPSLSSVLGVARDRGVLLVCALGFVSYSLYLFVNSWVPTYLTAELSLSLAQSGALTATFPLIGAAARASGGVVTDRLFGGRARPVVLASLVVSGVALAGIALSSTYLVVAAFLLVGGYFVQLSLGLFYGVVPGIVDDADVTTAVALLTSLGLFGAFSAPLIAGELIQATGAYAAAFGYALALTVAGLVFAVAYFHD; the protein is encoded by the coding sequence ATGGACTCCCGCCCGGCGCTCTCCGAGCACCCGCTCGTGGTCGCCTGCGTCCTCGGGACCGCGGTCGCCTCGGGCGCCTACGAGATCGTCCCCGCGAGCACCACGCCCGTGCTCGTCGACCAGCTCGGCGCGAGCGCCGCGGAAGTGAACTGGCTCGTGAGCGTGATGCTCGGCGTCGCCGTCGTCGCGAGCGTCCCCGCGGGCGCAGTCGTCGACCGCTTCGGCGCGCCGCGGAGCTTCGCGTTCGCGACCGGCGTCTTCCTCGTCGGCGGCGTCGCGAGCTGGCAGTTCGCCCGGCGGGGCGCCTACTGGCCGGTGCTGTGGGCGCGCGTCGTCGCCGGCCTCGGGTTCGTGCTCGTCTGGAACACCGGCCTCACGGTGTTCGGGCAGTTCCGGAACGCCGCGACCGCGACGGGGCTGTTCACCGCCAGCGGCCCCGTCGGGTTCGCGGTCGGCCACCTCACCGGTCCGACGCTCGCCGCCGAGTTCGGCGCGCCCGCCGTCTTCCTCGTCTACCCGGCGTTCTTCGTGCCCGCGCTCGCCGGCATCCTCGTCTTCTGGCCGTCGGAGCTCTCCGGCGGCGGCACGGGCGAACTCCCCTCCCTGTCGAGCGTGCTCGGCGTCGCGCGCGACCGCGGCGTCCTGCTGGTCTGCGCGCTCGGGTTCGTCTCGTACTCGCTGTACCTCTTCGTGAACTCCTGGGTGCCGACGTACCTCACCGCGGAGCTGTCGCTGTCGCTCGCGCAGAGCGGCGCGCTCACCGCGACGTTCCCGCTCATCGGCGCCGCAGCCCGCGCGAGCGGTGGCGTCGTCACCGACCGGCTGTTCGGCGGGCGCGCCCGCCCCGTCGTGCTCGCGTCGCTGGTCGTCTCCGGCGTCGCGCTCGCCGGCATCGCGCTCTCGTCGACGTACCTCGTGGTCGCGGCGTTCCTGCTGGTCGGCGGCTACTTCGTCCAGCTGAGCCTCGGGCTGTTCTACGGCGTCGTCCCCGGCATCGTCGACGACGCCGACGTCACCACCGCGGTCGCGCTGCTCACGAGCCTCGGCCTGTTCGGCGCGTTCAGCGCGCCCCTCATCGCCGGCGAACTCATCCAGGCGACCGGCGCGTACGCCGCCGCGTTCGGCTACGCGCTCGCGCTCACTGTCGCCGGGCTCGTGTTCGCGGTGGCGTACTTCCACGACTAG
- a CDS encoding HAD-IIA family hydrolase, with the protein MDARGAVVDLDGTVVRGETLIPGARDAIAALRERVDRVLFLTNNPTVPPREYAARLRDLGIDATVGDVLTSTDATVAYLRENHADEAVFPIAEASIVDQLRDADLALAEEPGAADVVVAGYHRDFHYRDLQAALDALDDETAFVGTDRDRTIPTERGPSPGSGAIIRAVAGVTGREPDAVLGKPSATTARLAADRIGVSSDECVLVGDRLDTDVAMGERTGMTTVLVRTGVSGDDDLADSDVQPDHVCDSLADVPALFG; encoded by the coding sequence ATGGACGCTCGTGGCGCCGTCGTGGACCTCGACGGCACCGTCGTTCGCGGCGAGACGCTGATTCCCGGCGCCCGAGACGCAATCGCGGCGCTCCGGGAGCGCGTCGACCGCGTGCTCTTCCTGACGAACAACCCCACGGTTCCGCCCCGCGAGTACGCCGCGCGGCTGCGGGACCTCGGCATCGACGCCACCGTCGGGGACGTGCTCACGTCGACGGACGCGACGGTCGCGTACCTCCGCGAGAACCACGCCGACGAAGCCGTCTTCCCCATCGCGGAGGCGTCCATCGTCGACCAGCTCCGGGACGCCGACCTCGCGCTGGCCGAGGAACCCGGGGCCGCAGACGTGGTCGTCGCGGGCTACCACCGCGACTTCCACTACCGCGACCTGCAGGCCGCCCTCGACGCGCTCGACGACGAGACGGCGTTCGTCGGCACCGACCGCGACCGCACGATTCCCACCGAGCGCGGCCCTTCGCCCGGCTCGGGGGCCATCATCCGCGCGGTCGCGGGCGTCACCGGCCGAGAGCCGGACGCCGTGCTGGGGAAGCCGTCGGCGACGACCGCGCGACTCGCGGCCGACCGCATCGGCGTGTCGAGCGACGAGTGCGTGCTCGTCGGCGACCGCCTCGACACGGACGTCGCGATGGGCGAGCGCACGGGCATGACCACGGTCCTGGTGCGCACGGGCGTCAGCGGCGACGACGACCTCGCTGACAGCGACGTCCAGCCCGACCACGTCTGCGACTCGCTGGCGGACGTCCCCGCGCTGTTCGGCTAG